The segment ACCCAACTCATCATGGGCGTTACTATGAATACGATACCCCTCAAGGAAAAAGGGTTATTGTAGAACATATAAATGATGGAAGACTGCACACACATGCAGGAAAACCAAAAGACGGTGCTAATCCATTTGAGTATGATTTTAAGAAAGAAAGATACTCTAATATTTATGGTCCGAATGGAGACCATCACATTTATTACAATAGATAAAGAGGTAATTGTGATGTCATATCAAAATGAAAAGATATTAAAGAAAATAGCATTGATGAATGCTAAAAAAACTTTAAATCAATTATCATATATAGAGCTTATTGATTTTGAAGATTATGATTCGCAGTGGTTGAAATTATTTGAATTTCCATTGAAACAATTCCGTAGGATAGATTCTGAACCAACATATTCTAAACCTATTGGAGATACTATTGGTTTTATATCTTGGTTTGAAAGTTCTTTGGATTTTCTAAAGGAAAATAATGAATGGGTTATTCTGGTGCCAAATTGTCAATCTCCCGTATGGGCTAATGTTAGAGTGTTCGATATTACAAAAGCAATTGAAGAACTTTGGGAAACATCAGAAAATCGTGATATAATATTAGCTGATAAGTCTACGGGAAGTATTGCTCAAATTTTTGTAGAAGAAAAAAATTATGAGATTCATGTTGGAAAATGTGATATAACAAACATAGACAAGAAAAATAATTAACTTTTTTATTACTACCTTGATTGGCTAAATGCCTTTCAAGGTTTTTTTACTTTGCTTTAGATTAAATCAGCTGATATTGAGTGAGAGAAAAAGAAAATGACCTGTATGAGAATCGAGATCTCATGATGGTTGTACCATCATGGAGTATCGTTTTAATACTTGGAGAAACGAACAAGAACGAGAAATAGGCGAGATGACATATTTTACATGGCAAGGGTGCTATAACATGAAATAGCTAACAAACTAACGAGAATGACAAAGCTCGTGGCGATAACAATGGGTAACCTATTTAGCCCCCAAATGAACTTGGACAATACACCCCTTTATTCCGATACACTGAAATCAGTCGGAGGGGAACGCAAATGGAGAGAAAACGGTACGATCTAAATTTGACACCCTGCATGCTGATGAAACGCGGGTGCAGGTATTGCAGGAGCCCGGGAAGGTCGCGACGAGCGAGTCGTACATGTGGCTGTATCGTAGTAGACGCAACGGCCCGGAGATCATCTGCTTTGAGTATAAGCCTTCGCGCAAAGGGGAACATCCTAGGATGCTCTTTCAGGTTGTAGGTAGCAGAAGTTCGGATGTAATCACAAAAACGGAGGCAGGTCAACCGAGGAGTAGAGGAAATCCGAAAAGGAAATCGACTCTCAGGACCAGCTGCAATTCAATTAAATGGGATACGAAAGAAAGGTCAAATAGCGCTACAATTTGATCTCGCACAAGGATTAAATTGGAGTCAAAGTTAAATGCAGACGAAAGGACCTGGAAAGGAATAATCCCAGGTTCTTTCTAGTGTTACTCCGTAGAAGGCTTGTTTATCGACTGTTACAACGAAGAAATGTTGCTAACGACTTTGGAGTAATTGAGTGTCGTATTAACCGCCTTTCTAAATGCCTTGTAATAGCTGATCAGTTACGAATAACGCAACTGGACTGCAGGTAGCCAGATATGATGAAACAAATTAACCGCTCCTAGTAAGGAGTAAGACTTTTAGACGAATGTGGTGACTCCCTCGTAGAGTCTTTTTTATCTGCTTCTGGGAAGAATGGGGTTATGATTGAGAATGTTGCCTAATGAAATAACCGTGTCTAACTTTTGGGGGTCACTTCGAATCTTTCTGCAAAATAAGGATATTTTCATTTACGCATATTATTGATGCTACCTAATGAGTAAACAATAAGAGAGAAAACCAAGAAGAAAACGATAGGTTCATTTATTAAAAAATAAACGATTGCTATCATTACTAGACCTATTACATTCTGCGTAAAGAGTTTTTTTGTCAACGTCCATCTAACATTCTTCATAATAGTATAGCTAATTAAACTAAAAACCAGATGAGGAATATATAATATTAAGAAAAACAATACAAATACAACCGCATCGCCAGGATCACTATAGCTGGTATCCCCTGATACCAAAGAATTATTTACATTAACTAAAAGAAAACTGTACAAAAGACTCATAATAAGCGGGACAACACACAGATTCAATATTAATTCCTTCTTTAATTTGTTCATGGAATACTCCTAAAAGATGTAATTTTTATTTTATGATAAAACATATATACTAAAATGCCAAACATTAACATATAAGGTGATGCCAGCAGAGTTGACATCACCTATTTAAGTTATTTAAACCAATCAATCCCGTGGACTCTGACCATACTACCAATATATCTATTGTGGGTAGGTGAACCATACCAACGAATTTGATCATTCTGAACTACTCTCATCGCTGTAGATCCAGAACCATCGAGTACAATAGAATTAACTGGGTTAAGTCCGACTTCTTGAAGAGCTACCTTCAAATTGGGAACTGTAACAGAGGTTCCATTAGTCACCATTAAATACCCATAAGTATTATTCCAAGCCAATACAGTACGCCAAGCTGCAAGATCATAAGCTTTGCTGAATAGAGCCGAAGTCCAACTATCCTTATTATAATTTTGCCCACCTATAACAGCTTGAGCAGTTGGATAATTCGCGAGAACTTCATCCAGGTTTCGAGCATACATATGAGTAGCTCTCATTATGTTATTACTATCCAAATAGGATACGAAAATTTTACGCGAGTACTGAAGGTTGGGGGGGATTGATTGGCAATCTGTCTCGCCAAGAGAAATACAAGAACTGACAGAAAGAATGTTTGATGCTGAAAATGTTCCCAAATCTTCCAGGCAGAAATATTATAATTCCTTTAATCAATATAATTTTAGGGAGTGAAGCTAATGGAAAAGATAAAGCAGTTACTCACACAAATAAAAACTTTACCCAATTGTCGTATCTTAAAGTCTACTGGGTTACCCATTATTGACGAAACAAAGCATATTTTACCTAATGATTTAAAAGAATTTTATAGTCTCTGTGGTGGCTTAGTTCTATTTAAAAATAAAGACTATCCAATCATTTCGTGTCTCCTGAAAAGTTTATCTTAGCCAATCCAATAATTGTGGGAGAATTATGCGAAGAAGATATTTCATCTAATTGGTATATTATCTGTAATGATGGAACGGATGAATACTTAACTATTGACCTCAATAAAGACAGGATGAAATTGATAGCTAAGTATTAGAAAAATTGACCTTGATTGGCTCCATGCCACTCAAGGTTTGGAGTTGTCAATAAAAGTGCAGTTTGAAAACACACTCATACAGAAATCTCGTTACTACGCTGCTTGTGACAGCATTCTCTCACGATATATAGTTGGGGGCCAACCCCCAGGACTAGAGGTATAGATGCGCCGTCTGTTGTAGTAGACCATGATATCTGAAGATGACTGATTTAATATACGCCATTGGATACTGCGCGGTAAAGGCATGCTAGCTCTATGGGTACATCCGTGAACGACGGGATCGAAGGTAATGGGAGTTATACTGTGGACAGAATAAAAAAAGAGTTAGTAATGAATTTAACTGTTGTCTCTATTTTTTTGAGTCTTTTGCATAGTTTTCTGTTAGTTAATGTAAATCAATCATTGGTATCAGAAACTCCTTTCGTGAGTGATCCAGGTGACGGTGTTGTATTTGTATTGTTCTTCTTAATATTGTATCCCTCTCATTTGCTCTTTAGTTTCCTAAGATATTTAGTTATGAAAAAAATAATTGGTCATTAACTAGTAGATGTCTCATCCTAAATGTAATAGGTCTAGCAGCGATTGCAGCATCTTATTTTCTATTAAAAGATGTAATCGTGTTTATCATGCTTATATCACTCGTAGTATATACAGTAATAACTATTTTAGTTCACCGTTTAAATGATTAATTTTAAAAACCTTATTTATTAGGACTTTTATCCTTCTTTATTTTTTAATTGTGACTTTTTAGGATGGAATGCGTTTTTAATATTTAAAGGGATTATTTAGTTTAAATGTAATTGAATATATAGGGAGGTTTAAACATGGCTAAAAAAAAAGCATGGGGATAGCTTTAATAATCAGTTTAGCACTAATGTCTGGCTGTGAAAGCTCTACGAAGACCAAAGAAACAAATATTCAACCCAAAGATATTCAAACATATAATATGATTGTTAAAGAGGTCTACAACGATAATATTCCATTTGCACAGGATGGAATCTTTTACACAGATTCTGGAAAGATTATTGTAGGTTTAAAGGAAGAGAATGAAAATACTAAACAACTGAAAGAAAAACTTGAAACAAAGTTGAAAGATAAAGTGAAATTCATAGAGGTCGAATACTCAAGGTCAGATCTCAATCAGGCTTTAAATAAGTTGAAAACAAAATTGAAGGAAATTGATGATGCTGGTATAAAAATGACTCATATCGGAGTGGGAATTTCTGAACAAAAAGTCAATTTTGTTATTAATGAATTCGATAAACAACAGTTTAAAGACGTAAATGATGTTGAAAAATTCATTGAAAATTTAGTTACGAAACAAGAGAAAGAGATGCTTGATATTACTTACAATCCTGGCATGAAAACAGAAGTTGGAGGATAAAAATTTGCAATACAAATTAAGGCTCATCCAACGTTTGCAGTGCCCAATCAGGGTTTGCTCGCTGGTACGATGCGCAATTGTAGGTTTTATCAATATGAATATATTAAAACCGCATAGTCAGGTCTGACACCGGACTACGCGGTTAGTTTGTTTAGAGTAATTTTTTGCCAATGAAGACAATTACTATATTTATTGCCAGAATAAAGAAAAACGATATCCCGTAAATACCCGCTTGTATAAGCTGAACGAGTCCATCAGGAGCACTGCTCCAGAGCCATATGAACCCTGCAAGCAGAATAACCCCGTTTAAAATTGTAGCAGTCAATAGGGTTTTTAAGCTGCCGTGCTTAATACCCCGCACACTAATAACAATCGTAAGGATCAGAGAAAGAAATATCGGCGCCAACAATTTCATTAAATCCTCTTCCAAGCACATCACCTCCTACATCTAAATGTAATATAAAAATGAGTAAATTTGTGGTCGTTTTTCTAAGTTTTGTCCAAGAAACTCCTGCGCCTCCACGCTGTACAAGGGGAATCGTTCCGAACCAAGGCTCATCCCCGCCAAGATTTTGATGCTCCTTAGTATATTTCGTGTTGGATACATCAAAGTTAGTGGGGGCGCCGTTCTTCGTTCCGTCTATCATTAATTTCTATCCCTAATTTTTATCATTAGGAAGCATAAGATTTTCTTTATCTATCTCGCTATCTAACCAATTTGATATCAGATTTTGTGTATAATCTAAATCTTCCGTATCAACATCATAGTACCAAGTGCTGCCGATCATTTTCCCGTTACCATGTAACATGTAGCTTTCAAAATCAGGGGGCGTATCATTTAAATACAAGGTTTCAGCTAAACTAAAAATAAAATCAGGATGCATATTTGTAGTGAAGTTAGAACCAGCTATATCAATCAAGTCTGGAACTTTTGTAATATTTTTCAGTTCTAACACTTTATCCATCATGGATTCTATAAAGATACGTTGGCGTTCAGTACGTTTAAAGTCAGAATCCTCACGATAACGAACGTAATTCAAAGCATCTTGGCCATCATAAATCAATTTGTTAGGGTCTATTCTCAATTTTATATGTACTGGATTTTTATTTTCAATCACTTCTGTGATAGGAAGCTTCACTCCTCCAACAGCGTCGACGAGATTTATGATTGCATTAAAGTTTACAGTTCCATAATAATTAACTTTTGATTTTAGCAAGTTCTCAACCGTGTCTATAGACATTTTTTCCTCTCCATAGGCGAAAGCTGAATTAATTTTTGATTTTACATCCCTTCCTACAATTTCAGTGTAAGTGTCGCGGGGGATAGAGACTAATAATACTTTATTATCTTTAGGGCGAATTACTGAATATATGATAGTATCTGATCTACTGGCTTCTTTGTCGCGCTGATCTATCCCAAGAAGAAGTAAGGAAAAGGGTTCATTTTTGAACGATTGATTATCGCTATCCTCGTATCCTACTGCTTTGTAAGATTTATCTAGACTTGTTTTTAAATCTTCTTTTAGTAGCGAATTAAAGGCAAATATAGATAATTCTTTTCTAAAAAGATAGCCAACACCAGCCATCATAATCAGGATTAATAAAGAGAGATAAATCCATTTCATTTTATTAGTTTTTCTCACGCTTTTAAGATTCCTTGACTCCATGAAACTACACAACTCCTCAAGAAGACATAAAAAAACTGTACCTTCCAATATCAAACTCAATCATTGGACTGTCAACAGTAAATCAGACAACTTTTTTAAGGGCCGCAGCTTTATACTGAACGGGTGTCATGTAACCTAGTGAACCATGAACCCGGTGTTTGTTAAACCAGTTCACATAATCATATAATTCTAGCTTTAGATGGTGGAGACTCTGGAACGACATCTGGTTAATGAATTCGGTTTTCATTACTTTGTAAGTCGCTTCAGCAACGGCGTTGTCGTAAGGACAGCCCTTCATGCTGAGCGAACGACCGATGTCAAAGGTCTTTAACAACGTATCCATGGCCTGGTTTTTAAACTCACTTCCACGATCCGTGTGGAACCACTGAATGTCGCTCAAATCGCCTTCTACTGTGGCAAAGGCGCGGGAAACTAGAGCAGCGTCCTTACGCGGACCTGCACTGTGCCCAATAATTTCTCTGTTGAATAAGTCGACCAGTACACAAATGTAATGCCACTTGTGCCCGACTTTTACATACGTCAGATCGCTGACGACAAAGCGTTTTGCTTCTGTTTGGTTGAACTCACGTTTCAATACATTGGCTGTGTTTGCATCATTACAAGCCGTTCTATGCGGCTTATACTGAGCAATCGTGTACGTGGACACAAGACCTTGCTCTTTCATAATCCGCCCAATACGGCGTCTGGAAACCGTGTATCCTTGCTCCTGGAGTTTCGTTTTAATCTTCCGTGTCCCATAGACTTTGCGGTTGCTTTGAAAGATCGCTACGATCGCCTTCGTAAGAATGCTCTCGTCTTCGCTTTCTTTCTCGCTTACTTCATAGTAAAAGGTGCTTTTAGGGATTTGTAGGACGTTACACATTGCTGATACCGAGTATTTATCACTATTTTGTTTAATGATGTTTACTTTCGTCCCATGATCAGCGCGGCTTGCTTTAAAATGTCATTCTCCATTCGAAGTTGTTTAAGTTCTTTTCGAAGCGCAATAAGTTCATTCTCTTCTGCGCTTCTATTGTCTTTTTCAGAAAACGAGCCTGAGGTTTGGGATTGTTTGATCCAGCGATCTAGCGCAGATGGGCTGAGCTCATACTCATTTGCAATGGCTGCTCTGGTTTTCCCATTTTCATATAACTGAACCATTTGTCTCTTAAATTCTGCTGTAAATGTACGTCTTTCTCTTGGCATAGTAGATCCGCTCCTCATTGTGATGATTTCATTCTACTAGCCCCTAATTTTCCTGTCCAACTAAGTGTAGCCGATTCACATTTATATGATTGAGCTAGGGAAACCCCGCTAATCTTCTATAGCAGAAATACTTATATGCATTACTTTTTACTGTATTAATTTGGATAATATATCTCTATGCATAACCCTATTTTAGCGTAATTTCCAAAAAAAACAACGATTTCCTTGGAAAAATGTACTACTTATCGATTTGTACTCGCTCAAAATCCAAGTGCAAGTTAGCTAAGAAGCAGAATTACCTGAATACACATTTGGTGCATTATTCGGAGGGAAATAGTAATGTCCGTTAGTGCATAATTCTCAAGTCAAATACCTATAAAGCTTGCTATACACAGACTGCTCCAGTACTAGATTAAGATGCACAACAGAAATGGAGTTGCCGTTATTATCGAGCATAGACCCCTAGACCGCGCTTTGAGGATCGGGATGAGCTTTGCCCAAATAATAGAACTCCGTTCCTTCTGCATCGTCCTTTTTGATGAATACATGAAGGTCGATTCCCTGCTCGTCTGCCTCAAGGATCGTTCGGACTTCTTCCGATTCCAGAGTTCGTCTGCTTCTTGTGGACCACTTCAATACCTCTGGAGAAATGAATTCCTCCTGATAGTTCGTGCTTGCTTCAACCCCTTCATGCTTATGATAGCTGACAAAGATGGGGCAGGTCTGATACTTCGTCTTGTACCCATACATGGTGGAGCTTTCATCACTCAGCCAATTGAGCAGCTTACAGGAATCCTTCCGGGAATACTTTTTATAGAGCGTAAGGTGTTCATGGCAATCATATTGCTCCGTGATATGTGAAGCGGATTGGATGATGTCGGTAAGCATTTCCTTAAAATATTCATTGTTCTGCATGGACTGCAACAACACCGGATGAAATACGAACTGCTGCGCTTCCGTGAATACGACGACGGGGGTGTCACCATATTTCTTCCTTGTCGGCTCCGTGAAAAAGGACATGTCCAGCACACGTTTCACTGAATCCAGCGTTTGCGAATCCACAGAGGATCCATGCTCAGCAAGAGCGTGTACCCATTCCAGGGCTGTAACACTTGACTCTTTTAATAACCTGCTCAGCAGAACAATCTCATGCCTGCGTTTACCATTCATCACTTCCGCCGAAAGCATAACCAAATACTTTTTCTCTTGATCGGTTAGCAGAGGGACAGGCTCCTTAATCTTTTGCAAAGAAATGATAATAGCTCCCGTGCTCATCTGAGAAAATCAGCGGATCGATCGAGCCGTGCTCCAAGTAATCCAGGTGCGTAGGGATGCGGTTTAAACGATTTTTGAGCTGGATATATTCTTCTCTCAGGATCTTCAGCGCGGTTAAGCTACTATTGCTCATCGATTGAAAGACTGAAGTTTTGAATTACATTCGAATTACATTCGAATTACATTCGAATACACATTTGGTCATAAACTTCGTTTGCTCTGGAAATCACCCGTTTCATAAAGGCAAGCTATGTTGATTCTAATGTGATATAACTTCTTATAGAAATTTCCATAGGCCTTCAATTAAATTGAAATCTGGTGAATACCTTGGCAGAAAAACGAACTGCAGCCGGGAATGCTCCTGTAATTTGATTTGTACTTGTTCAAGGTGATGATTTCGGCCATTATCTAAGATCATCACGATGTTGCCTTGGAGATAGGATTGAAGTCCGCGTCCAGAACGGGAATAAAAAGCTGGAGTATCAATCGCTCACCATCGCAGTAGAGTACGTGGCCCGTCTCATAGTACAATACGCCAAACAGCTTCTTTTAGGAGTGGACGATTTTAGAACGAGTAGTTCTTTATTTCACAATAGTGTATACGGGCAGACAGTCAAGCACTGATTTTGAGGTTTTTAAAATTTTTTCTTAACTTTCTATTAAAATTATTGTTATTTAGTATGCAACCAAAAAAAACAGAAAAGGAGGAAAGTGTGTCTTGATGATCGTTGGTATAAAATGTTTAAAAAACTTATGAGTGCATGATTTTTATTGGTATGACATTTTCAGTTACTGTTTATGCTTCGATAACAGTGAGAAAGAAGGCGTTATTGTTAAAGAATACTCTTATGTTGATGAAGAAGAAAATATTGTTTTAGTTCAAGATAAGGCTTATAACCCACTTTCAAATGGAGAAAATAGTAAGCTTTTAGCAGCAGCCCCAAACTGGAATGCTAAACGGAGTTGGGGAAAGCCTTCAAGTTTCCAGTTCCACAAGCGCAGTTTCATTCAACTGGTACCTCAACTTCATGTATCCTAATACTAGAAAAGACTCAACAGGTTGGTAAAGGTTAATTTAATAAAATAGGGAGGCGGGGGGAGTTAACACCTTCCTCCTTAGTGTAACTTAGGATGTGAGTGGATGATTAAATGGACAGCTTGGCCATTGATGATTTTTGTTTTATTGATCGCTGCCGGATGTTCAGGGGATAACGAAAACAAACCAGATAATCTGGAAGAAAATATGCTGCCGAATGCCAGAGAGGAACAAGGTTTTTCACTGGGTTTTTACGATCAAGAGATGCAAATTGAAAAGGAACGGACATTTGAAATAGAAACAGACGATTTCTTGAGAAACATACTATTTAGAAATAAGACTAATATGGACCGTTCTTTTACACTCATCATTTTTAGTAACGGTGAACAGAAAGAATTTATAGTGAACGGCCAACGAGAGAAGGTCTACCATTTTGACCTCGAAAGTCAACAAGAAGCGAACATGCTCGTGAAATTGGTGAATATTGAAGATGGATTTCATGCTGTAGATTATATTATTATGGAGAACTCAGACATTGTTATAGATTCAAATGATCTTACTGTGGCTGATGAACTTTCGAGGATATTTAATGTCAGAGTTAATTTGTTTAAAGACATGAATTCGATACCGACGGAACGCCCTTCGTTGACTCAAATAGGCGAAGACTTAACAGAATCACGAGTCGAAGGTTTACTGATCAATAAGCACGATAAATTATACAGTGCCTTATTGCAGACAGAGAGCAAAGAAACGGTAGTGTTCGATTTGGTTTACGGTAATCTTGGAGAGGATCATTTGGATTTTTATTTGGTCAGCCTCATTGATTGGAAGCAGGAGAGAATGAATGGTAGTTTAAAGATTTACGACGATCTGGCGAGTCAGGAAAATAAGAAAATGAAGGTTTCCGTTGAAAATCCGAAAGAAGGAAACAATCTAAGGGTAATTATGCTAACCAATCCGTTTACGCCTCTCACAGAAGAGTCGCCTTTTACTTCAAGCCCCAAGGCAAGTTTTAAGCTAGAATTAACAAAATAACCCTAGGCATCTCATTCCCAAGAGATATGAACTCTTCCTGCTCATTTTTTAATAGTCGCTCCATTTTGGAGCGGCTTTTGTGCGCTTGGCAGCGCATCGTACCGGGCAGTGGAGTGCTACGAGTTGTGAATTTGCTCGGGGAGTTAGGGGAGCATTAATATAATGAGGATGTTATCAGTACAATAGGGCCGAACACCGTCTGCGGAATGCCTTCTGGAGCGAGTGGAAGGACCTGGCTCACATTTCGAGTGGTTAATGGAGAAAGGAAGAATTATATCATGGTAGTGGATTTTTTAAGAGATTGCAAAAGGATAATCAGATTGAAAAACTTAGAAGCCTGGGATATTACGGTGAATTCAAAGAGCTGTAGAATCATTATTATCGATAAAAACAGACCTAGTGAAGATAGTGATTATCCGTGGATTCTAAATGGCATAGGAGAAGATAGAAGAAAAAACCATATAACTGTTAATGTTATCGCCATAAGTAAGCTATCTAATGATGAAGAAAACCTGTTATATCAGGTTTCTGAACACTTGATTGAACATGTAGCATTAGCCCATTGTAATGTAAGTGTTCTTTTCAAAGTGAAAGATCCGGAACAGTCTTTAGATGAGTTTTTAGCAGAAAACGTTAATTTGAATTATCGAGAGATTCCGTTTGATAAATTTATTCATTTTAGCCAAGATTAATTTAATGCGTAATCAACATGTAGAAGCAGCATTTTTATATTTGAGTCATTTTAGAAATGATAATAAAATTGTAAGTGACTATTCTGATTGCAAATCAATTCAGAAAAAGCTGATGCCGAGATTGAATCGACGTCAGCTTTTTTACTTATCCTAGCCAAAAACTTTTAAAAAAATCATACCTCCTTCAGCAGCTTGCTATACAGAGCTTTTCAACTTGAAGCGTATAGTCATGTGCATTAAATACATGGACATATTGGTTTAATGTTATTTTTCCGATATCATTGATCGTGTGAAATACAATTACAGGATGTCCACTGGAATTATAGTGAAAATAGGGCTCCCAATTCCGGTTAATAGTAGGATGGAATGACGCGGGAGCGATTCTATGGTGATTTCCAGCAAGCTACCCGTGAGATGAATCTGACTGTAGAGCATATGCATCAGGTTCATGTCGAACTAAAGCGTGCGGCAATCAAGTTCAGAACCTTGGATAACTGCATGGACCCAAGTGCTGTAGACTCGGGAACGCTCGCGAATTTTGGGGGGACATCAGCGGCCGGGACGGATGGGTCGACAACAGCAGAAACTAAGGGCTCGGATCATACCCTGCTGTTTACAGATAAAGACGGTCAGACCGTCGCGGAATTCAGCAGCAGCTCTAAAGTGGAGGACCTGATCGGAGAGTATCAGGAAGATGAGGAAGGTAACGTTACGTTTGCTGGGCAGAATGGGTCCCAACTTTCCGTTAACACCGATAATTTGGACCATCTGCTGGAGCAGTATAAGGATGAGAAGGAGTTTTTCACAAGACCTGAGGTTCTCTATGCTCCTCGGACTGGCACAGCCGATTTTTTACAGTATGCGGTGGACAAAGGCTATGACCCCATCACGTTCGAGCACATGGATCCTAAGTTCCCGGAATTTATAACGAGGGAGGCTCTACTCCCAGTGCTCGAAATAAATCAGCCTGTTTTTGCGTTACCTCGCCCAAGATTCGACCGTGTCCAGGCGCTTCAAACCGCTCTATTGTGTCTAATTCATCCAGCAGCCCTTGCATTGTCCAGGAATCAAAGAGTCCGGCATCTTGCATGCGTTTCTTGACATAAGAAAGGTAAATAAGTGCAATAAATTCGACAAATAGCTTGCCATTTAGTGAAGTTTCCGAAGAAACTTGCATTCTGCGGAAATTCAGTCGCTCTTTCAAATTGCCAAATGCCTTTTCTACGATGTCCTTGCTGCGGTACAGTGACAATGCTTCATCGGGAGCTTTGACTTCATTGGAGAGCAAGGCAAAGTAGCCATAGTTTTGAGCCGCCTCCAGCATCTTGTCCTCTCTCGGTACAATCCTGCGGCCGCGCTTCGGGGTCTCGGTCACTTCGAAATACTTGGTGTAGTCCTTGCGGCAATGCTCGCGCAGATTGCCTTCCTGCAGATCTCGGTGCAGGCTCGTCAGATACTCATTCATATCCGCTTGGTCTCTGGCTGCTTTCTCCGGATTGTAATAGAGCAGGAGATAGGCTCGGCGCGTCTCTTGTAAGATATCGCCTTTGTACG is part of the Paenibacillus algicola genome and harbors:
- a CDS encoding IS66 family transposase; the protein is MHADETRVQVLQEPGKVATSESYMWLYRSRRNGPEIICFEYKPSRKGEHPRMLFQVVGSRSSDVITKTEAGQPRSRGNPKRKSTLRTSCNSIKWDTKERSNSATI
- a CDS encoding transposase; translation: MDTPAFYSRSGRGLQSYLQGNIVMILDNGRNHHLEQVQIKLQEHSRLQFVFLPRYSPDFNLIEGLWKFL
- a CDS encoding DUF3427 domain-containing protein → MQKIKEPVPLLTDQEKKYLVMLSAEVMNGKRRHEIVLLSRLLKESSVTALEWVHALAEHGSSVDSQTLDSVKRVLDMSFFTEPTRKKYGDTPVVVFTEAQQFVFHPVLLQSMQNNEYFKEMLTDIIQSASHITEQYDCHEHLTLYKKYSRKDSCKLLNWLSDESSTMYGYKTKYQTCPIFVSYHKHEGVEASTNYQEEFISPEVLKWSTRSRRTLESEEVRTILEADEQGIDLHVFIKKDDAEGTEFYYLGKAHPDPQSAV
- a CDS encoding HNH/endonuclease VII fold putative polymorphic toxin; this encodes MNKKGGDYKNYEYSSNPTHHGRYYEYDTPQGKRVIVEHINDGRLHTHAGKPKDGANPFEYDFKKERYSNIYGPNGDHHIYYNR
- a CDS encoding IS3 family transposase (programmed frameshift), which translates into the protein MRSGSTMPRERRTFTAEFKRQMVQLYENGKTRAAIANEYELSPSALDRWIKQSQTSGSFSEKDNRSAEENELIALRKELKQLRMENDIFKASRADHGTKVNIIKQNSDKYSVSAMCNVLQIPKSTFYYEVSEKESEDESILTKAIVAIFQSNRKVYGTRKIKTKLQEQGYTVSRRRIGRIMKEQGLVSTYTIAQYKPHRTACNDANTANVLKREFNQTEAKRFVVSDLTYVKVGHKWHYICVLVDLFNREIIGHSAGPRKDAALVSRAFATVEGDLSDIQWFHTDRGSEFKNQAMDTLLKTFDIGRSLSMKGCPYDNAVAEATYKVMKTEFINQMSFQSLHHLKLELYDYVNWFNKHRVHGSLGYMTPVQYKAAALKKVV
- a CDS encoding LCP family protein, which encodes MESRNLKSVRKTNKMKWIYLSLLILIMMAGVGYLFRKELSIFAFNSLLKEDLKTSLDKSYKAVGYEDSDNQSFKNEPFSLLLLGIDQRDKEASRSDTIIYSVIRPKDNKVLLVSIPRDTYTEIVGRDVKSKINSAFAYGEEKMSIDTVENLLKSKVNYYGTVNFNAIINLVDAVGGVKLPITEVIENKNPVHIKLRIDPNKLIYDGQDALNYVRYREDSDFKRTERQRIFIESMMDKVLELKNITKVPDLIDIAGSNFTTNMHPDFIFSLAETLYLNDTPPDFESYMLHGNGKMIGSTWYYDVDTEDLDYTQNLISNWLDSEIDKENLMLPNDKN